One Acidobacteriota bacterium DNA window includes the following coding sequences:
- a CDS encoding radical SAM protein, whose product MLTVHEIYQSIQGESTHTGRPCVFVRLTACDLRCAWCDTPYAFTGGRKMSIDDVLAAVAAYGCRLVEVTGGEPLLQPDAPALLSRLVAEGYEVLLETGGHRPIDEVPDAVVAILDVKCPGSGEAARMHWANLDQLSRHDEVKFVIADRTDFEYAADVLRRHDLAARVAAVHFSPVHGVLAPDLLARWMLDARVPARLQLQAHKYIWSPETRGV is encoded by the coding sequence GTGCTGACCGTCCACGAGATCTACCAGTCGATTCAGGGCGAATCGACCCACACGGGCCGGCCGTGCGTGTTCGTGCGGCTCACGGCGTGTGACCTGCGCTGCGCCTGGTGCGACACGCCGTATGCCTTCACCGGCGGGCGCAAGATGTCGATCGACGACGTGCTGGCCGCGGTGGCGGCGTACGGCTGCCGGCTCGTGGAAGTCACGGGAGGCGAACCGCTGCTCCAGCCCGATGCGCCGGCGCTCCTGTCGCGTCTCGTCGCCGAGGGCTACGAGGTGCTGCTCGAGACGGGCGGCCATCGGCCGATCGACGAGGTTCCGGACGCCGTCGTCGCGATCCTCGACGTGAAGTGTCCGGGCAGCGGCGAAGCCGCACGGATGCACTGGGCGAATCTCGACCAGTTGTCTCGCCATGACGAGGTGAAGTTCGTGATCGCCGACCGGACGGACTTCGAGTACGCCGCGGACGTCTTGCGGCGCCATGATCTGGCCGCGCGTGTCGCGGCCGTGCACTTCTCGCCGGTGCACGGCGTGCTGGCGCCGGACCTGCTCGCGCGGTGGATGCTCGACGCCCGCGTGCCGGCGCGGCTCCAGCTCCAGGCGCACAAGTACATCTGGAGTCCCGAGACGCGAGGCGTGTGA
- a CDS encoding DUF72 domain-containing protein, whose amino-acid sequence MPVRVGTSGWNYPQGRGTWNGVFYPAKRTRGFDELAYYAEHFDTVEVNSTFYRVPPAAHVEQWRQRTPPSFGFSVKLNQKFTHPELYAARGGASDWHVTPGDVDEFRIAIDPLAAAGRLLALLVQFPPSFQCGTESLDYVGWLADAFSAYPLAVELRHRSWSDRGADTAARLAAHGAAWVQIDEPKFAGSIEQSLAWEQHGSSLVYVRLHGRNAAAWWTHEQADDRYDYLYRPDELRPFADAARRAATGGRRVLMYLNNHFSAKAVANAAVLKSQLGQLVTGEYPRQIVERYPELAGIVATSGLPL is encoded by the coding sequence ATGCCGGTGCGCGTCGGGACCTCCGGGTGGAACTACCCTCAGGGCCGCGGCACGTGGAACGGGGTGTTCTACCCGGCGAAGCGGACGCGCGGGTTCGACGAGCTGGCCTACTACGCCGAGCACTTCGATACCGTCGAGGTGAACTCGACGTTCTATCGCGTGCCCCCCGCGGCGCACGTCGAACAGTGGCGGCAGCGTACGCCGCCGTCGTTCGGCTTCTCCGTCAAGCTCAACCAGAAGTTCACGCACCCGGAGCTCTACGCCGCGCGCGGCGGCGCCTCGGACTGGCACGTCACGCCCGGCGACGTGGATGAATTCCGGATCGCGATCGACCCGCTCGCCGCCGCCGGCCGGCTCCTGGCGCTCCTCGTCCAGTTCCCGCCGAGCTTCCAATGCGGCACCGAGTCGCTCGACTACGTCGGCTGGCTCGCGGATGCGTTCAGCGCCTATCCGCTGGCCGTCGAGCTGCGCCATCGCTCGTGGAGCGATCGCGGTGCCGACACCGCGGCCAGGCTCGCGGCGCACGGTGCGGCCTGGGTCCAGATCGACGAGCCCAAGTTCGCCGGCTCGATCGAGCAGTCGCTCGCCTGGGAGCAGCACGGATCCTCGCTCGTCTACGTGCGGCTGCACGGGCGCAACGCGGCAGCCTGGTGGACGCACGAGCAGGCGGACGACCGGTACGACTACCTGTATCGCCCGGACGAGCTTCGGCCGTTCGCCGACGCCGCGCGGCGAGCCGCCACGGGTGGTCGTCGGGTGTTGATGTACCTGAACAACCACTTCTCGGCAAAGGCGGTCGCGAACGCCGCCGTCCTGAAATCCCAGCTCGGCCAGCTCGTCACGGGCGAGTACCCCCGGCAGATCGTCGAGCGGTATCCCGAGCTCGCCGGAATCGTCGCTACTTCTGGCCTGCCTCTTTGA
- a CDS encoding peptidylprolyl isomerase: MRKSLTFAIGVLVLVATVAHAQAGRGAAAGPVLVLDTVKGPIEIQLFASDAPKSVEHIVGLVKRSFYRSQRFHRVEPTLVQFGDPQSRDMTKQGSWGTGSSYNPIGVAELSKRTHVRGTVGLANSGNPKTADSQLYIMKAPSPSLNGKHVIVGQVIKGMDVVDKLQYADMIKLVAIKEAGQK, encoded by the coding sequence ATGCGGAAATCTCTGACGTTCGCGATCGGAGTACTCGTGTTGGTGGCCACCGTCGCGCACGCCCAGGCCGGGCGCGGCGCTGCCGCCGGTCCGGTGCTGGTGCTCGACACCGTGAAAGGCCCCATCGAGATCCAGTTGTTCGCCAGCGACGCGCCGAAGAGCGTCGAGCACATCGTCGGGCTCGTGAAGCGCAGCTTCTATCGGAGCCAGCGGTTCCATCGCGTCGAGCCGACGCTCGTCCAGTTCGGCGATCCGCAGTCGCGCGACATGACGAAGCAGGGATCGTGGGGTACCGGATCGAGCTACAACCCGATCGGCGTCGCGGAGCTGTCGAAGCGCACGCACGTGCGCGGCACGGTGGGGCTCGCCAACAGCGGCAATCCGAAGACGGCCGACAGCCAGCTCTACATCATGAAGGCCCCCAGCCCCTCGCTGAACGGCAAGCACGTCATCGTCGGCCAGGTGATCAAGGGCATGGACGTCGTCGACAAGCTCCAGTACGCCGACATGATCAAGCTCGTGGCGATCAAAGAGGCAGGCCAGAAGTAG
- a CDS encoding endonuclease III: protein MTLVESSTRPSASPATVLAAIGRAIRGMDDLAVEKISDDSRRDPFRVLVATMLSAQTRDAVTHAASTRLFEVARTPAALAQLPVPAIRRLIYPVSFYRIKARHVREASRQIVERFGGRVPERMEDLLTLPGVGRKTANLVLILAHASRDNICVDTHVHRLANRLGWVRTRTPDETERALYRVVPRRLWADVNLRLVTWGQNVCRPVYPRCGACVVRRDCPRIGVTREGR from the coding sequence ATGACCCTTGTCGAATCGTCCACGCGTCCGAGCGCGAGTCCCGCCACCGTCCTGGCGGCCATTGGCCGCGCGATCCGCGGCATGGACGATCTGGCCGTCGAGAAGATCAGCGACGACAGTCGACGCGACCCCTTCCGGGTGCTCGTGGCGACGATGCTGTCGGCGCAGACGAGGGATGCAGTGACGCACGCCGCGTCGACGCGGCTCTTCGAGGTGGCGCGCACGCCGGCCGCCCTGGCGCAGTTGCCGGTGCCGGCGATTCGCCGCCTGATCTACCCGGTGAGCTTCTATCGCATCAAGGCGAGGCACGTCCGCGAGGCGAGCCGGCAGATCGTGGAGCGATTCGGCGGCCGCGTGCCGGAGCGGATGGAGGACTTGCTGACGCTGCCCGGCGTGGGCCGCAAAACCGCGAACCTCGTGCTGATCCTGGCGCACGCCAGCCGGGACAACATCTGCGTCGACACCCACGTCCATCGGCTCGCGAACCGCCTCGGATGGGTGCGGACGCGTACCCCCGACGAGACAGAGCGCGCGTTGTATCGGGTCGTGCCGCGCCGGCTGTGGGCCGACGTCAACCTGCGTCTGGTCACGTGGGGCCAGAACGTCTGCCGCCCCGTGTACCCCCGCTGCGGCGCGTGTGTCGTGCGCCGCGATTGTCCTAGAATCGGCGTCACACGGGAGGGACGATGA
- a CDS encoding EutN/CcmL family microcompartment protein → MQIGRVIGTLVSTQKHRALVGAKLLLVQPLAADDAPRGAPLLAIDSVGAGVSERVLLVLEGRAAGEALRKKAAPVDAAVIGIVDRVDLAPPAAD, encoded by the coding sequence GTGCAGATTGGCCGCGTCATCGGCACGCTCGTCTCGACCCAGAAACACCGCGCGCTCGTCGGCGCGAAGTTGCTGCTCGTGCAGCCGCTCGCCGCCGATGACGCGCCGCGCGGCGCGCCGCTGCTCGCCATCGACTCGGTGGGTGCCGGCGTCAGCGAGAGAGTGCTGCTCGTCCTCGAAGGACGCGCGGCCGGGGAGGCGCTCCGGAAGAAGGCTGCGCCAGTCGACGCCGCGGTGATCGGTATCGTCGACCGGGTGGACCTCGCGCCCCCCGCGGCGGATTGA
- a CDS encoding EutN/CcmL family microcompartment protein: MQIARVVGDVVSTVKQPALSGHKLLVLQPVRPDRTPIGRALVAVDAAGAGAGEHVFFVRGREASYPFLPAETPVDACVIGIVDHWDVEAS; this comes from the coding sequence GTGCAAATTGCGCGCGTCGTCGGCGACGTCGTGTCCACCGTGAAGCAGCCCGCGCTCTCCGGCCACAAGCTGCTGGTGCTCCAGCCCGTGCGGCCCGACCGCACGCCGATCGGCCGCGCGCTCGTCGCGGTGGACGCGGCGGGCGCGGGCGCCGGCGAGCACGTCTTCTTCGTGCGGGGACGCGAGGCGTCCTACCCGTTCCTCCCGGCGGAGACGCCCGTGGACGCCTGCGTGATCGGGATCGTCGATCACTGGGACGTCGAGGCGAGCTGA
- a CDS encoding EutN/CcmL family microcompartment protein yields MILAKVVGTVVATRKDERLVSSKLLLARPVDPAGNLDGAYLVAVDTVDAGVGETVLIVSGSSARMAAGLKDCPVDAAIVGVIDQVHLKD; encoded by the coding sequence ATGATTCTCGCGAAGGTGGTCGGGACGGTCGTGGCGACGCGCAAGGACGAACGCCTCGTCAGCAGCAAGCTGCTCCTGGCCAGACCGGTCGACCCGGCGGGCAACCTCGACGGCGCCTATCTCGTCGCGGTCGACACCGTCGACGCCGGCGTCGGCGAGACCGTGCTGATCGTCAGCGGAAGCTCGGCGAGGATGGCAGCCGGCCTCAAGGACTGTCCGGTCGACGCCGCCATCGTCGGCGTCATCGATCAGGTCCACCTGAAGGACTGA
- the eutM gene encoding ethanolamine utilization microcompartment protein EutM: MGEALGMVETKGLVAMIEAADAMVKAAKVTLVGWEKIGAGYVTAIVRGDVAAVKAATDAGAAAARRVGELVSVHVIPRPHVNLEDVLPIGKAAK, encoded by the coding sequence ATGGGTGAGGCACTGGGAATGGTCGAGACGAAAGGGCTGGTCGCGATGATCGAAGCGGCCGACGCCATGGTCAAGGCCGCGAAAGTCACATTGGTCGGCTGGGAGAAGATCGGGGCCGGGTACGTCACGGCGATCGTGCGCGGCGACGTCGCGGCGGTGAAGGCGGCCACCGACGCCGGAGCGGCGGCGGCTCGCCGCGTCGGCGAGCTCGTGTCCGTGCACGTGATCCCGCGCCCGCACGTCAACCTCGAGGACGTGCTGCCCATCGGCAAAGCCGCGAAGTAG
- a CDS encoding class II aldolase/adducin family protein, which produces MVSADELESLRADIVEVGRRLWERGFVASNDGNISVRLGPDRLLMTPSSVSKGFMTREMMVVTDLDGTLVSGAPGRKPSSEILMHLVVYRQRADVGAVVHAHPPLSTGFAVAGIPLDRAVLAEVVTTLGSIPIAEYGTPSTTELADAVAPYVKAHDGLLLANHGALALGRDLFAAYYKMETIEHFAKISLVARQLGRERLLSREEVQRLQDLRGRYGIAAPAPICPAPAPDAPARDLACQTLVAPSAPGARLVPSRPAAAGEADDNREIRLTYAQLTALIDEVVDELIKA; this is translated from the coding sequence ATCGTGAGCGCTGACGAGCTCGAGTCACTGCGCGCCGACATCGTCGAGGTCGGCCGCCGGCTGTGGGAACGCGGGTTCGTCGCGTCGAACGACGGGAACATCAGCGTCCGTCTCGGGCCCGACCGCCTGTTGATGACGCCGTCGAGCGTGTCGAAAGGGTTCATGACGCGCGAGATGATGGTCGTGACCGATCTCGACGGCACGCTCGTGTCGGGCGCGCCCGGCCGCAAGCCGTCCTCCGAGATCCTGATGCACCTCGTCGTCTACCGGCAGCGCGCGGACGTCGGCGCCGTGGTGCACGCACATCCGCCGCTCTCGACGGGCTTTGCCGTCGCCGGTATCCCGCTGGATCGCGCGGTGCTGGCGGAGGTGGTCACGACGCTCGGCAGCATCCCGATTGCCGAGTACGGGACGCCGTCGACGACGGAGCTGGCCGATGCCGTGGCGCCCTACGTCAAGGCGCACGACGGCCTGCTGCTCGCCAACCACGGCGCGCTGGCGCTCGGCCGCGACCTGTTCGCCGCGTACTACAAGATGGAGACGATCGAGCACTTCGCGAAGATCAGCCTCGTCGCGCGGCAGCTCGGCCGCGAGCGCCTGCTCTCGCGCGAGGAGGTCCAGCGGCTGCAGGACCTTCGCGGGCGCTACGGCATCGCGGCACCGGCGCCGATCTGTCCCGCGCCTGCGCCAGACGCCCCTGCGCGCGATCTGGCCTGCCAGACGCTCGTCGCGCCGTCCGCCCCCGGTGCGCGGCTCGTCCCCTCGCGACCGGCAGCCGCCGGCGAAGCAGACGACAACCGCGAGATTCGGCTAACATACGCGCAACTGACGGCGCTCATCGACGAGGTCGTCGACGAGTTGATCAAGGCGTAG
- a CDS encoding tetratricopeptide repeat protein, whose product MKRDSLAFAVSGVLFGLLVGWILGSQQSGAPVPAAPAPQAAVPAGGAASGTSQPPPFDAARAAELERQANADPKNAAVRTELGNLYFDAERYDRAITWYEAALQLDEKNVNVSTDLAVAYYYSNQADRALAQIDYSLKLDPRHLKTLLNQGIIRAFGKSDLAGAQRSWEQVVAIAPASEEGRRAQQGLDGLRSAHAADTAGGSGR is encoded by the coding sequence ATGAAGCGAGACTCCCTGGCCTTCGCGGTCTCCGGCGTGCTCTTCGGCTTGCTCGTCGGCTGGATCCTTGGCAGTCAGCAGAGCGGCGCGCCGGTTCCGGCCGCGCCGGCTCCACAGGCCGCTGTTCCGGCGGGTGGTGCGGCGTCGGGAACGTCGCAGCCGCCGCCGTTCGATGCCGCCAGGGCGGCGGAGCTCGAGCGGCAGGCGAACGCGGATCCGAAGAACGCCGCCGTGCGCACCGAGCTGGGCAACCTGTACTTCGACGCCGAGCGGTACGATCGCGCCATCACCTGGTACGAAGCAGCGCTCCAGCTCGACGAGAAGAACGTGAACGTCAGCACCGACCTGGCCGTGGCGTACTACTACTCGAACCAGGCGGATCGCGCGCTCGCGCAGATCGACTACTCGCTCAAGCTCGATCCGCGGCACCTCAAGACGCTGCTCAACCAGGGCATCATCCGGGCGTTCGGCAAGTCCGATCTGGCGGGCGCGCAGCGATCGTGGGAGCAGGTCGTCGCCATCGCGCCGGCGAGCGAGGAGGGCCGCCGCGCGCAGCAGGGGCTCGACGGCCTGCGATCGGCGCACGCCGCCGACACCGCCGGAGGTTCGGGGCGATGA
- a CDS encoding pyridoxine 5'-phosphate synthase has translation MVKLSVNVNKVATLRNSRGGAIPSVLQAVDVCLAAGAPGITVHPRADERHIRPGDVVAIAERLADRVRAGQPAAEFNIEGDPRPDLIALVRRVRADQCTLVPVTPGEITSHAGWPPDTRADDLRGIVRDLRRDGIRVSLFIDPILEAVAWAARLGADRVELYTEPFARAYASGEAAGLASFEQYRAVAEAAHAAGLGINAGHDLDLDNLRLFRELPYLDEVSIGHALISHALWVGLDRAVRDYLDGLSRKP, from the coding sequence ATGGTGAAGCTGTCGGTCAACGTCAACAAGGTCGCGACGCTGCGCAACTCGCGCGGTGGCGCGATCCCGAGCGTGCTCCAGGCCGTCGACGTGTGCCTGGCGGCCGGGGCGCCCGGCATCACGGTGCACCCGCGCGCCGACGAACGCCACATCCGGCCCGGCGACGTCGTCGCCATCGCCGAACGGCTCGCGGATCGGGTGAGAGCCGGGCAGCCCGCCGCGGAGTTCAACATCGAGGGCGATCCGCGTCCCGATCTGATCGCCCTCGTGCGGCGCGTGCGGGCCGATCAGTGCACGCTCGTACCCGTGACGCCCGGCGAGATCACGAGCCACGCCGGCTGGCCGCCGGACACGCGCGCCGACGATCTGCGCGGCATCGTTCGCGACCTCCGTCGTGACGGCATCCGCGTGAGCCTGTTCATCGATCCCATTCTCGAAGCGGTCGCATGGGCCGCACGCCTCGGCGCGGATCGGGTGGAGCTCTACACCGAACCGTTCGCGCGCGCCTACGCGTCGGGCGAGGCCGCGGGCCTCGCGAGCTTCGAGCAGTACCGTGCCGTCGCCGAGGCGGCGCATGCGGCCGGGCTCGGGATCAACGCCGGGCACGATCTCGACCTCGACAACCTCCGTCTGTTCCGCGAGCTGCCGTACCTCGACGAGGTCTCGATCGGGCACGCGCTGATCAGCCACGCGTTGTGGGTCGGCCTCGACCGTGCGGTGCGCGACTACTTGGACGGCTTGAGCCGCAAGCCTTGA
- the glmM gene encoding phosphoglucosamine mutase gives MTPRLFGTDGVRGVAGRWPLDPPTLARLGAALVRALPKGRPRHLVVGRDTRESGEWIERELARGAAAEGAIVSTAGVVPTPAVAYVAGAFDFDLGLVISASHNPHPDNGVKVFSGRGEKFDEAEERAVEEVMADESWGVPGRDGSPQPRPDLVDAYLQHVARLLPDAGSLAGSRIAIDMANGATTRTAARLLEAMGFEVVALGDQPDGRNINLDCGSTHPQRIADTVVRERCRLGVAFDGDGDRAIFVDAHGRTVDGDAVLLMLALDYQRDGRLTGDTVVATVMSNAGLELALRQRGIRMLRTPVGDKHVMDEMRRGGFALGGEQSGHIVLAEHLPTGDGLATTLAVLRVMARTGRELTELAGELVVLPQTLKNVRVSTRTPIDDLPLVQAEIERVTAAIAGRGRVLVRYSGTEPLLRVMIEGEDQARVERWADDIVDAVRKALG, from the coding sequence ATGACGCCCCGGCTGTTCGGCACCGACGGCGTACGTGGTGTGGCGGGGCGCTGGCCGCTCGATCCTCCGACGCTCGCGCGCCTCGGAGCAGCGCTGGTTCGGGCGCTGCCGAAAGGGCGGCCGCGCCACCTGGTGGTGGGCCGCGACACGCGTGAATCCGGCGAGTGGATCGAACGCGAGCTGGCGCGAGGCGCGGCGGCTGAAGGCGCGATCGTCTCGACCGCAGGCGTCGTCCCGACGCCGGCGGTGGCGTACGTCGCCGGTGCCTTCGATTTCGACCTGGGCCTCGTGATCTCGGCGTCGCACAACCCGCATCCCGACAACGGGGTCAAGGTCTTCTCTGGACGAGGCGAGAAGTTCGACGAGGCCGAGGAGCGCGCGGTCGAAGAGGTCATGGCGGACGAGAGCTGGGGAGTGCCGGGCCGTGACGGATCACCACAGCCGCGACCCGACCTCGTCGACGCCTACCTGCAGCACGTCGCGCGTCTGCTCCCCGACGCCGGATCGCTCGCCGGTTCGCGCATTGCGATCGACATGGCGAACGGCGCGACGACGAGAACGGCGGCGCGGCTGTTGGAAGCGATGGGGTTCGAGGTGGTGGCCCTGGGCGACCAGCCGGACGGGCGGAACATCAATCTCGACTGCGGGTCGACGCACCCGCAACGGATCGCCGACACGGTCGTGCGCGAACGCTGCCGCCTCGGCGTGGCGTTCGACGGCGACGGCGACCGCGCGATCTTCGTGGACGCGCACGGCCGTACCGTGGACGGCGACGCCGTGCTCCTGATGCTGGCGCTGGACTACCAGCGCGACGGCCGGCTCACCGGCGACACCGTGGTGGCGACGGTGATGAGCAATGCCGGCCTCGAGCTGGCGCTGCGGCAGCGCGGCATCCGCATGTTGCGGACCCCGGTGGGCGACAAGCACGTGATGGACGAGATGCGCCGGGGCGGGTTCGCGCTGGGCGGCGAGCAGTCCGGGCACATCGTGCTCGCCGAGCACCTGCCGACGGGCGATGGGCTGGCGACGACGCTGGCCGTGTTGCGGGTGATGGCGCGGACGGGCCGCGAGCTGACGGAGCTGGCCGGCGAGCTCGTGGTGCTTCCCCAGACCTTGAAGAACGTGCGCGTCAGCACGCGCACGCCGATCGACGACCTGCCGCTCGTGCAGGCCGAGATCGAGCGCGTGACGGCCGCGATCGCCGGCCGCGGCCGCGTGCTGGTCCGGTATTCCGGCACGGAGCCGCTGCTCCGCGTCATGATCGAAGGCGAGGACCAGGCCCGCGTCGAACGCTGGGCCGACGACATCGTCGACGCGGTGCGGAAGGCGCTGGGATAG
- a CDS encoding TIGR00159 family protein: MRELAALLNPPQVSAWDVVDILIVSFLIYEALTLIRGTRATQMAIGSVVVVLLFYLSQAFPLKTVGWLIRSLLAYGAFAAIVLFQSDIRRALSNLGRAPFFRYLRQSEHVTEMIEEIITATAMLAKDRVGAIIVIEREIGLRNYVESGIPIDAAVSYDLLTTIFQPTTPLHDGAVIVSEGRIAAAACFLPLTVNPKLDRDLGTRHRAAIGLTEESDAIAVVVSEERGEVSLSRHGQISRGLTTDDLRHRLQRLILAGRRSGDEGTGRRDVDA; the protein is encoded by the coding sequence ATGCGTGAGCTGGCTGCCTTGCTCAACCCGCCTCAGGTCTCCGCATGGGACGTCGTCGACATCCTGATCGTCTCGTTCCTGATCTACGAGGCGCTCACGCTCATTCGCGGCACGCGCGCCACGCAGATGGCGATCGGCTCGGTCGTCGTGGTGCTGCTCTTCTATCTGTCGCAGGCCTTCCCGCTCAAGACCGTCGGGTGGCTGATTCGCAGCCTGCTGGCGTACGGCGCCTTCGCGGCGATCGTGCTGTTCCAATCGGACATCCGCCGCGCGCTGTCGAACCTCGGGCGCGCGCCGTTCTTCCGGTATCTCCGGCAGTCGGAGCACGTGACCGAGATGATCGAGGAGATCATCACGGCCACCGCCATGCTCGCCAAGGATCGCGTCGGCGCGATCATCGTCATCGAACGCGAGATCGGGCTGCGCAACTACGTCGAGAGCGGCATCCCGATCGACGCGGCCGTCAGCTACGATCTGCTGACGACGATCTTCCAGCCGACGACGCCGCTCCACGACGGCGCGGTGATCGTCTCGGAGGGCCGCATCGCGGCCGCCGCCTGCTTCCTGCCGTTGACCGTGAACCCCAAGCTCGACCGCGATCTCGGCACACGCCACCGCGCGGCCATCGGGCTCACGGAGGAATCCGATGCGATCGCCGTCGTCGTCTCGGAAGAGCGCGGGGAGGTGTCGCTGTCGCGCCACGGTCAGATCTCGCGCGGGTTGACCACGGACGACCTCCGTCATCGGCTGCAGCGGCTGATCCTGGCCGGCCGGCGGTCCGGCGACGAGGGGACCGGCCGGCGCGACGTGGACGCATAG
- a CDS encoding histidine phosphatase family protein: MTEAWPEIVLIRHGQTDSNAAGVLQGHLPTTLNAVGRHQAARLADRLRTFVPPIEHLISSDLRRALETAAPIAAALGLVAELSAAWRERGFGSLEGQTLGELDIWRAAAGGGDPPGGERRTEFERRVSAALSDVADAHRERRAVAVVTHGGPIRLLLDLMAAGRVPLAAGVSLPAVAGIANSSLLRVVPERSAGRLAWRVLAVNDVAHLEGFVTTSDPG, translated from the coding sequence ATGACCGAGGCGTGGCCCGAGATCGTCCTCATCCGCCACGGTCAGACCGACTCGAACGCGGCTGGCGTGCTGCAGGGGCATCTGCCGACGACGCTCAACGCGGTCGGTCGCCATCAGGCAGCGAGGCTCGCGGATCGGCTGCGCACCTTCGTGCCGCCAATCGAGCACCTCATCTCGTCCGATCTCCGTCGCGCCCTCGAGACGGCGGCGCCGATCGCCGCGGCCCTGGGTCTCGTCGCGGAGCTGTCGGCCGCCTGGCGTGAGCGCGGATTCGGATCGCTCGAGGGCCAGACGCTCGGTGAGCTCGACATCTGGCGCGCGGCGGCGGGCGGCGGGGATCCGCCGGGCGGCGAGCGCCGAACGGAGTTCGAGCGGCGCGTCTCTGCCGCGCTCTCGGACGTCGCGGACGCGCACCGGGAGCGCCGGGCCGTGGCGGTCGTGACCCACGGTGGGCCGATCCGCTTGCTGCTCGATCTGATGGCGGCGGGGCGCGTGCCGCTGGCTGCCGGCGTCAGCCTGCCGGCCGTCGCCGGAATCGCGAACAGCTCGCTGCTCCGCGTGGTGCCCGAGCGGTCGGCCGGGCGCCTCGCATGGCGCGTCCTCGCCGTCAACGACGTCGCGCACCTCGAGGGGTTCGTCACGACCAGCGATCCCGGCTGA
- the folP gene encoding dihydropteroate synthase yields MAILNVTPDSFADGGRYADPETAIAQAARAIESGAGLIDIGGESTRPGAQPVAVDEEWARVGPVIEGVRRRADIPISVDTYKAEVARRAIDCGADIVNDISALTYDPELAGVVARTGVALILMHTRGRSSDMYAHARYADVAAEVTAELQARDAAAREAGIAADRLLVDPGLGFAKQAPHSLAALAGLPRLSSLGRPIVSGPSRKSFLTHALGPRKPDERVWGTAAAVAASVLLGAHVVRVHDVAEMVEVVRVADDLRAAAEGQAG; encoded by the coding sequence ATGGCCATCCTCAACGTCACGCCCGACTCGTTCGCGGACGGTGGCCGGTATGCCGATCCCGAGACGGCGATCGCGCAGGCCGCCCGCGCGATCGAGAGCGGCGCCGGCCTGATCGACATCGGCGGCGAGTCCACCCGCCCCGGCGCGCAGCCGGTGGCGGTCGACGAGGAGTGGGCGCGCGTCGGGCCCGTGATCGAGGGCGTGCGCCGGCGCGCCGATATCCCGATCTCGGTCGATACCTACAAGGCTGAAGTCGCCCGCCGGGCGATCGACTGCGGCGCCGACATCGTCAACGACATCAGCGCCCTCACGTACGACCCGGAACTCGCGGGCGTCGTGGCGCGCACGGGCGTGGCGCTGATCCTCATGCACACGCGCGGCCGTTCGAGCGACATGTACGCGCACGCCCGGTACGCGGACGTGGCCGCGGAGGTCACGGCCGAACTGCAGGCACGAGATGCCGCGGCCCGCGAGGCGGGGATTGCCGCGGATCGGCTCCTCGTCGATCCGGGTCTCGGGTTCGCCAAGCAGGCGCCGCATTCGCTGGCGGCGCTCGCGGGTCTGCCGCGATTGTCGAGCCTCGGCCGGCCGATCGTGTCGGGGCCGTCCCGCAAGTCTTTTCTGACGCACGCGCTCGGCCCGCGCAAGCCGGACGAGCGTGTCTGGGGCACGGCTGCGGCCGTGGCCGCCTCCGTGCTGCTCGGCGCGCACGTCGTCCGCGTCCATGACGTCGCCGAGATGGTGGAGGTCGTGAGAGTGGCCGACGACCTTCGGGCAGCCGCCGAGGGCCAGGCCGGATGA